The following nucleotide sequence is from Petrotoga sp. 9PW.55.5.1.
AACAAGAAATTAGAGATATATTACCCTCAAGGTTCAAATAATATAAATGAGTATTTACAATTCATAAGTAGAATGAACAAAAGGTTGAGATACGATGTCGTTTTCAAAGAAATCGATTTATCAAACTCTATTAAGCTAAATAATAAAAGATTTATAAAACCATTCAAAACCAGACATTCTCCGGGAGAAGTTTCTTTTGGATATCAAATATTAGAAACAAGAAAAAGATTGAAGGAGTCTTATAGGAACTTAAAAGAAGAAGAAATTAGAAATTTAATAGTTAATGAAAAAAAAGATATTTTGGAAAATTACACTGCTAACATTTTAACCATAAGCGGTGATTCTTTACCTATTCCTCCAAATTTTGCCAAGGATTGCGAAATATTAATTCATGAGTGTACTTTTTTTGAAGAGAATGACCGAAAGATCAGAAACCATACTTCTTTGTCAGAATTGAAAAGATTAATACATGAAACTATGCCAAAACAAATTATTATTTATCACGTTTCAAGTAGATACAACAAAATAATTAAAACAACTACTGAACATTTAAGAAAAGAGTTTCCAAATACAAATATTAATATAGTTCATCCAGAAAGAATATTTAAAATATAATAAATCAGAGGTGAAATTTATGGGGCAATGGGGTGTCTGGATCATATTTGCAATAATTTTTGCCATAGCCGAAGCAGTTCTTCCTTCATTTTTTTTCTTATGGTTTGCAATAGGAGCTGGAGTTGCTGCTGTTAGTTCTTTGTTTATTTCATCAGCATCTTTAAATTTAATTATATTTCTGACAGTTTCTTTTATACTTTGGATTTCAACCAAAAGAATAGTTCAAAGACTGTATAAAAGTTCATCAGATTCGAAAGTTTATCAGGAACAAATTGCCGGGAAGAAGGGCAAAATCGATAAAATTTATGATAATGGAAGAATAATAGTTAGAATCAAAGGTGATGAGTGGAGAGCTTTTCCTGAAGAAGATCAACCTATGAATGAATTACATGTTGGTGATGATGTCATAATAACTAGAAAAAGTGCTAATTTTGTCTATATAAAAAAATTAGAAAGTTCAGAGGATAACAAAAGGGAAGAAGTTTAGAATATTTTCATTAAATCTTTTAAAGAAAGGTGGGGAATAAAATGTTCCTGATTTTAATAATAGTTGTTGTGTTTCTTATTTTTTTAGCTTCAGTAAGTTTGAAGGTCATTCGTCCGTATGAAAAAGGCTTGGTAGAAAGATTAGGAAAGTTCCACAGACAGGTAGATTCAGGCTTGAATTTTATTACGCCATTTATAGAAAGAATAACTAAAGTTGATTTAAGAGAAATGGTAATAGATGTACCGCCTCAAGAAGTTATTACCAGAGACAACGTTATAGTTACTGTAGATGCTGTAATATACTATGAGGTTACCGATGCGTACAGAGTAGTATATAACGTTGGAGATTTCACTTCTGCTGCTGTAAAATTAGCTCAAACGAATTTAAGAAATGTAATAGGTGAGCTGGAATTGGACCAAACCCTTACATCTAGGGAAAGAATAAACACAAAATTAAGAGAGGTACTTGATGAAGCAACTGATAAATGGGGAGTTAGAATAACAAGAGTAGAAATTAAAAAGATTGATCCACCCCAAGATATAATGGATGCTATGAGCAAACAGATGAAAGCCGAAAGAATGAAAAGAGCAGTTATTTTAGAAGCCGAAGGGTATAAACAATCACAAATTACCCGAGCAGAAGGAGATAGAAATGCAGCAATTTTAAAGGCAGAAGGAGAAGCTGAAGCCGTTAAGAAGAAAGCAGACGCTGAAAAATACAAGCTTAGTATAGAAGCAGATGGTGAAGCGGAAGCTATTCTAAAAGTATTTAATTCTATACACAAAGGTAATCCTACAAAAGATTTAATAACCCTAAGATATTTTGAAGCTTTAAAATCCATTTCAGATGGACAATCTACAAAGATATTTATGCCTTATGAAATATCAGGCATACTTAGTTCTGTAGCTGCTATGGCTGATATCTCAAGAAATGATGTCCCTTTAGAAAACAATCCAAAAAATAAAGAATAAATTTGATTTGTGAGGATTCAAAGATGTTCTTTTTAAGGTCTATATTTATAAACGCTATTAGTTTTATTATAGCGTTTTTGAGTATTAAAAATCTAATATTAAAAAATAGAGAATTATTTAATTTTATAGATTATTTTAATATCTATGGAGCAAGTTCTTTTTTGCTCCTTTGTTTTTACTTGAAATATTTAAGCAATTCTATCTATTTCATGGAAATAATTATATTCATTATCATCACATTCTATTACCTTAGATCTTTTAATACCGCAACTCAAAAGTATCATGAAAGATTCAAAATAACGATTCTATCACTAGGGAATTCAAAGAAAAGTTATTTTAGCAACTTTCTTTCAAAAAAGATTCTATCAAGAGGTTTTGAAGCATATCTTTTTGCTCTTTCTTTACACTATTTTCTAGATAAACTTTTTTATTCATTATATGTGTATGTTCATCCTCTAATAATAGTAATACCAGCTGTTATATTATTTTTAACTGCTTTAGCGAAAACTTCAAAAGTTAACAAAATATATAAAATTTTAAAGTGAATTAAATCAAATTATGTTATTATACCTATGGAGGGTATAATAACAATATAAAACTAATAAATAAACGGAGGTCTTTAATTATGGAAAAAATGCTAGACAAGGATACACAAAATAAAGTGAGAGAGATTTTACAAGAATTAACACAACCTGTCAAAATCGTACTGATAAAAAATGAAGGAGAATACTCTGATATTGTTGAACAACTTTTAGACGAACTAAAGGAATTAGACGAAAGAATAATAGTAAATAGCTATCATTCTGATTCAGAAGAAGCAAGAACTTATCAATTTGAAAATGATCTCTTACCGGCTTTGTTGATTTTAGACAACGATGGTAAAGATTATAGAATAAGGTACTACGGTATACCTTCAGGATACGAATTTACCACACTTTTACAGAATATTATAGCAGTTTCAAATAAAACGGTTAACTCTTTCACTAAGGAAAATATAGAAAAATTAGCTAATATAAATAAAGAATTACGCATAAGAGTTTTCGTTACTCCAACATGCCCATACTGTCCAAAATCTGTTTTAGCGGCTCATCAAACAGCTATGTTGAATCCGAAAATCACCGGGGAAATGATTGAAGCTAACGAATTTGGTAGAATTTCTTTTGAATACGGTGTCAGTTCTGTTCCACAGACTGTTATAGAAGTTAAAGAAAACGGAAAGTGGGTTAAAAAAGGAGAATTCGTAGGAGCTTATCCAGAAAACAGTTACGTTGAAGAAATTCTAAAAGCAGTAGAATAAAAAACAGGAGGACTTCTTATGTTTTTCAACGTTGAAGGACAAAATAAAAAAGATAAATTAAAAGAATTTTATGATGTTATAATAATTGGCGGCGGACCGGCAGGGATATCCGCCGCTATATATGCGATTCAAGGAGGCGCTTCTGCCTTAGTGATTGAAAAGGCTATAGAAGGCGGCCAAATGAATTTAACTGATATTGTAGAGAATTACCCAGGTTTTAAATCGATAAAAGGCCAAGAACTTTCGTCTTTGATGAAACAACACGCTGTACATTTTGGAGCAGAATTTTATTCTGGAGAAGTAAAAGAAATAAAATCAGAAGAAGACTTCAAAGAAGTAATTATAGATAATGGAATTATATTTAAATCTAAAACTTTAATGATAGCAAGCGGTTCTAATCCAAAAAAACTAGGAGTAAAAGGAGAGAAGGAATTTACTTCTAAAGGTGTTTCTTACTGTGCTTCTTGTGACGGACATTTTTTTAAAGATAAAAAAGTGGCGGTTATAGGTGGGGGAAATACTGCGGTCGAAGAGGCTGTTTATTTATCAAATATTGCCCGTGAAGTTTATATAATTCATAGGAGAGACAAGTTAAGAGCTGATAAACTTTATCAAGAAAGAGCTTTTGAAAAAGAAAATATTAAATTCATTTGGAATTCTGTTGTTGAAGAAATAAAAGGGAAGGAAAAAGTGCAAAGCTTAGTTTTAAAAAATGTAAAAACCGGTGAGTTAAAAGAAGAACTTTTTGATGGCGTTTTTATTTTCGTTGGACTAGTTCCTGAAACAAGTTTTCTAGATATTAATAATTTTGAAACTGATGAATACGGGTTTTTAATTACAGACAAGAATATGGAAACAAGGGTAAAAGGTATTTATGCCATTGGCGATATCAGACACAAAGAAATAAGGCAGATAGTAACCGCTGTTGCTGATGGAGCCATTGCTTCTTCTCATGCTGTTCGAGAATATATTAACGAAACCCGAAATAAACAAGTTAAAATTGACAAAATAGAAATTTGATTGTATAATATATTTTGGACCTTAACTCAGTTTTGGGTATAACCCCTTAACTTAGTTAAAGGAATTACACCCGCAGGAGGTTATAGAAAGATGTCAAGAGGATTAGACCCCGAAAAAAAAGACGATATTATTGAAGAGTTTAAGATCAACGACAAAGACACGGGTTCAGTTGAAGTTCAAGTTGCGTTACTTACTGCCAGAATCAAACATTTGACAGAACACTTAAAACAACACCCCAAAGATTATCACAGTCGACGTGGTTTGATGATGATGGTAGGAAAAAGAAGAAAGATGCTAAAATACTTAAGAAAGAAAAAACCGTTAGTTTATCAAGAAATCATAAATAAACTAGGTATCAGAGGTTAATCAAAACATAAAAAACGGGGCATTTGCTCCGTTTTTATTTTTCTAATGGAGGTGAAAGAATGAAAGTATGGGAACGTGAATTATTTGGAAGAAAACTTCGTATAGAACACGGAAAAGTAGCAAAACAAGCTTTAGGCTCTGTATTGTTGACTTTTGATGAGTCAACTATATTGGTAACTACAGATGCCTCAGAAGAATCTGTAAAAG
It contains:
- a CDS encoding MBL fold metallo-hydrolase gives rise to the protein MEFLIKSKALYTTWVFYKPNRILFDAGEGVSAELGNKIYGIEKIILTHSHVDHIAGLWGIINTRNNAMGSRNKKLEIYYPQGSNNINEYLQFISRMNKRLRYDVVFKEIDLSNSIKLNNKRFIKPFKTRHSPGEVSFGYQILETRKRLKESYRNLKEEEIRNLIVNEKKDILENYTANILTISGDSLPIPPNFAKDCEILIHECTFFEENDRKIRNHTSLSELKRLIHETMPKQIIIYHVSSRYNKIIKTTTEHLRKEFPNTNINIVHPERIFKI
- a CDS encoding NfeD family protein, with product MGQWGVWIIFAIIFAIAEAVLPSFFFLWFAIGAGVAAVSSLFISSASLNLIIFLTVSFILWISTKRIVQRLYKSSSDSKVYQEQIAGKKGKIDKIYDNGRIIVRIKGDEWRAFPEEDQPMNELHVGDDVIITRKSANFVYIKKLESSEDNKREEV
- a CDS encoding thioredoxin family protein, whose product is MEKMLDKDTQNKVREILQELTQPVKIVLIKNEGEYSDIVEQLLDELKELDERIIVNSYHSDSEEARTYQFENDLLPALLILDNDGKDYRIRYYGIPSGYEFTTLLQNIIAVSNKTVNSFTKENIEKLANINKELRIRVFVTPTCPYCPKSVLAAHQTAMLNPKITGEMIEANEFGRISFEYGVSSVPQTVIEVKENGKWVKKGEFVGAYPENSYVEEILKAVE
- the rpsO gene encoding 30S ribosomal protein S15, which translates into the protein MSRGLDPEKKDDIIEEFKINDKDTGSVEVQVALLTARIKHLTEHLKQHPKDYHSRRGLMMMVGKRRKMLKYLRKKKPLVYQEIINKLGIRG
- the trxB gene encoding thioredoxin-disulfide reductase, whose translation is MFFNVEGQNKKDKLKEFYDVIIIGGGPAGISAAIYAIQGGASALVIEKAIEGGQMNLTDIVENYPGFKSIKGQELSSLMKQHAVHFGAEFYSGEVKEIKSEEDFKEVIIDNGIIFKSKTLMIASGSNPKKLGVKGEKEFTSKGVSYCASCDGHFFKDKKVAVIGGGNTAVEEAVYLSNIAREVYIIHRRDKLRADKLYQERAFEKENIKFIWNSVVEEIKGKEKVQSLVLKNVKTGELKEELFDGVFIFVGLVPETSFLDINNFETDEYGFLITDKNMETRVKGIYAIGDIRHKEIRQIVTAVADGAIASSHAVREYINETRNKQVKIDKIEI
- a CDS encoding SPFH domain-containing protein produces the protein MFLILIIVVVFLIFLASVSLKVIRPYEKGLVERLGKFHRQVDSGLNFITPFIERITKVDLREMVIDVPPQEVITRDNVIVTVDAVIYYEVTDAYRVVYNVGDFTSAAVKLAQTNLRNVIGELELDQTLTSRERINTKLREVLDEATDKWGVRITRVEIKKIDPPQDIMDAMSKQMKAERMKRAVILEAEGYKQSQITRAEGDRNAAILKAEGEAEAVKKKADAEKYKLSIEADGEAEAILKVFNSIHKGNPTKDLITLRYFEALKSISDGQSTKIFMPYEISGILSSVAAMADISRNDVPLENNPKNKE